The region GAATCTTCCTCACAGGACTCACTGTGCAACATTACTGTTAActgatttgttcatttcagcATTAATTGTCAGATAATTAACTACAGCAGTTTCTCCTAAAGTGATGTTATCAACACAAGATACAGTCAATGACAAAAGCAAGTGAATTTATTAAGATGAATAAATCTATTACTCTGGGAAAAACTAAATATATGAAACTCTAGACCTCTGCTATTTAATGTCAAACACTTCCCACAAATCTCTTTACATATTCAGAATGTATTACACATCCCAACCACAAATATTTCGTGGTCCTGCACTCTACGTATCCTGGTCCCTCTCCGCGCCAGCAGTGACCCAGCTGGGTACACATCTGGAAATGAGCTATACTGTAGCAGACAGCTGTTGTGGGATGTTGCTGTGACACCATCACCTCTCATCACAGTGGGAACATTTCAAAACCAAACCAACTCTAATGTACAacttacaaaaagaaagaaaataaatggaaaactATGCACATGGTGTCCTCAGTTTCTAAACTATTGCAGGATTTATTTTGATCTACCCTTCCCTTGGTTGAGACCAGTTCTAACCACAAATTTAAATTATGATTCTGAGTGATTGTTATTCATTAGATAAGGTAACACTTTATTCCCAGGTGGAGAAATTTggaatttatttcacttttaatcaTGTGTATTCTTGGATTAAAAATGACATCCTTGAAAGCAATATTTATCTTGTGCTAAAGCCTTTTCAATTTTCAGATACATGACAGATTTATCATAGGAGTACATATGTCATGTACACTGAGCCACAGGTGATTAATCCGTTTTCATATTTGTATAAATTACAAACTAAAATTCCCAAGAAATGGATTAAAGTCAGTGCCAGAATATGCCTTTGTAAACTCTGACTTGACTTGTCTATTTAAGGCATCTGGGTTaactaaaaaaacagacaaaaacgtGAAAAGCAGGTAGGTTTTCAGTAGTTTGCCCACAGGCAAAATTGCCATGTTAAATTActcaactttttctgtgttggtTTGTGAAAATTAAAGCCATCTGTGAGACACCATCAGGCAAAAGGCTTTTGTTTCCAACAGCAAAAAATGTGCACTGAGTTTGGCACTTTGATGCAATGGTTATTATCATTTCCTGGGAGGCTTATCTTCTTCTTAGATCCTTTCACAGGAAACAAGCATTCTCCAAAATAAGAGAGGCTTCTGGGTCTTTAAATCAAACAGACTTTTTCCTATTGCTTTGCTCCCGATAATGCACAAAAACCCACAAGATTAATTAAACTCTTGTTGTCTAtgatttaaacaacaaaatcactCACATTTAGGCAGTCTTAAATTTCACTTAAGAGTCACAGGGGTGGGAAcatatcccagcatgcactgctAGGCAATTGCAGATCCAGCAAAGATAAAGATGGCCAAAGAAAAGGCAGACTTTCATTCATATGAGTAATTTCACGGCAAACTCCCTAACAGCAGTGGGCAACTCCTTGGAGATTGTTGTTGTGAGGTGCTAATGACCAGCCTACTGCGTCACCCGAAAGTGTGTTTATGAAAATGAGTGTTATACTCTAGTGAATACTATCAGATAATCTAACACTCTTACCAACTGGTTTGTTGACTCCCAGAAAGCCGGCACTTCCTAAGATTTTGAAGATTTTATGGGCTGGAAACTTGCCTTCTGCTTCCCACTGATCTACATGGGGGTTGATCTCCTGGTCGATGATCTATAGTACAAACACAACAGGGGAAAGATATGATATActtatgtgtgtttatgggtgtgtgtgtgtgtaccttacAGTAtgcacaaaattatgtttatcatttttttgaaaaattttgagcataaatgtgcatatttttgcacgtttttatttatttattttttttacatcaacatgattcttacaaaaaaagacaacctTGCTATTCTATTTCCTGTCTCACAACTAAGACCAAAAGGATATAAATTAtgagtggaaaaataaaacatgtattgtTCTACATACATGAGTTTCCTGCTGTGTGGTGTTCGTCTCTACTTAAGTCTATGTAATCTATCTCTAGCAGACAGCAAGGTATTACACATCAATGAATAGAGAACAGGcttgaaaaatgtattacatgGTAAATCTATAATGATGACAATGATAAATACAGTGACAGTGAGCACAGGATGATATTTCCTATATGTACCATATATGTTATCAGTCCCCTTCTGATAACCAAGGCTTGGCACATAATACAATATGACAAGATGCAGGCTTATAAAACAATGACAGGGGTTTGGCCTCAATCCAAATCCCAGTCATTTTGGAGCAGAAAAAATGCACTAAAAACTAAACCATAACAGAATTCAGTGAAAATGTGcgtaacaaaaaataaaaaaatggcaGGGTTGTCCAATCCAAAAAAACTCATATCTGGAATATGGGTTTTCGAGCAGGTGCAGTTGTTAGCCAACGTTATGCTGATATTTGGCATCTTTGCATTCGACCATTTGAATGCCAATATTTTAATGGCTCAGAGTTTTCCCCAACACTCTCTTCTTGGGCTAGAAAAACCTCTGGAGTGATATTTagaacagcaagaaaaaaacaaagctcagTACTGAGACCTGTAAGAGAAATTCCTTCTGGGTTAGCAGCCACTCCATCTATTCAGCCGCAAAACCTGGGGTACACAACTGCCTGACAATGAAAGATGACTATATTATATGCTTTATGAGTggaacagcaaaaaaaaaaaaaaaaaaaggcaacacaTTTGCAGCTTTGGTTAGGGAACAACTTCCATTATATTAGAGGCAGATGACATTAACTGGCTGGTTTCTGATTTTAATAACAAGCTAATATTATACAATTAGGTCAAGTATTTAgtataagtatttggacagtaacacagtttttgtaatgttGCTTCTGTAAACCACCACAGCAGTACTGAAACGAAGCaatcaagatgtaattgaagtgtagacttttagttttaattcaaaagatttaacaaaaatattgcattagctgtttaggaattacagccatttttatacatagtccctcattttcagaggctttgtTACAACCTGGTTTTGGAATGAGTGAACCTTGGTGCCAAGACTCAATTCGAGCACCTCGAAGTGGTCGGCAACTGGAGAAGCACTTATGAATGACCAATCTATTGAAACCCTCATTCGGTGGTGCTATTTTTTGTGGGAACTCAAGCTGCTTCACAGAGAAAAGGCTGTAGTTTTGTAGTGTAGGTAACAGTTTGTGCcattttgttgtcagtgttttttaacaATTCTTCCTGGAACAGCAGGCTTTGTCAACAGGAAGTTTTAGTGCATAGTATGTCAACAACAATTTCCACAAAATAATGGTGGTATTAAGTGCTGTTCCTGCCATTTAAAGCAAAtcaatcaacaaataaatatataaaataaaaactttgctATTACTTTCCTTGTCTGTTTCTTGCTGAATGcttttgagaaataaaacatcCTCCAACAAATGGCTCTGCACTTGTAAGCCAAAATATTATACACAACTATAACTTGTTTGTTATTGGTATTGTTCACTTAAatgcataaacatttttaatggaCCATGGCTTCAACAGACCCATGATAATATACtccataaatgtgtttttctgcccCGTACAATATGTTCTAAATGGTGGGTAAAGCCAATTAAAAgtaatgattaaaacaaaagaggtATTTAGCAGAAATAGGAATCATCAAATTTAAGCCTCATCCAATAAAAGGAGTTAAATAAGCCATGTGCAATAATGTGAACTGTGAAACATAAACCCTATTTGATTATTCTTTCGTGTAGCATTGATAAATCACTGCGTGAGAGTGAATGCACAACCATCAGTGAGGTAGACTAGGCCTGTGTTATAcctttcaaactaaaaaaaagaaagtagtgaagaattcagtgttttgttttttttcattttgtccttccaaaacacacaaaaccaaaccaGCCAGCATTTgaccagccaaaaaaaacatggctgaaaaacatctgaatacaaggcagacagaaaacatggaCATGGATACTACTTTCAACAGATATATGGGGCAAACACCTGGGCCTGAATCTGTGAAAATCAAGCTAACTCACAtaacatcaaacacaaaaaaagcaaaacgaCAGGTACTGGTCCTCTTTACCCTGCGATAAACTCATCTGTGTTCAAAGTTCATATCCTGAAGAGGGGAAAAGGAGGGACAAGAAGCTGCTGGAAAGGAAACATAAAGGTCATTAGGGAATAATCTTACATCTCTTCACAAAAGGTTATTGTGGACTATTTATGTTCCATACCAGAACAATTTCACATCACCAAACTGTAGAAAGAAAGGGTCAGGACTTTGTCCAGTCAGGGGAGTCTGAGCTATTCCCCTGGCACCCAGGATTACTCCACATGAAGTACAAGACTGGGCTCTCTGACAAATGCAACTCACGATTTGATACTATCAAGATATTTTGTGAACTATGATACTTATCTAAGGTGaacaaaaagacaacatatACTTTGAGACAAAAGAAATCTGTCAACCATCAGAGATTTTACTATACCATTTATACCAAGTTGTCTATCCCTTTATTGTCTCTGGTAGTACTAGTCTCATATTTCTCAAATTGGGCAATGTTGCAAAGTATTTAGCATGActgtaaaataatttgattcATCATATTGaatcaaaataatttgattcAATATGATGAAGTACCATGATTTGTAAGGAAGTTCATTCATTAGTCAGGTTTAGCAAAAAGTAGATATTCCCATCTGTTCATTTTATCTATTGACTGTGTCACAGTTAAATACGAGAACATTTACTATATCATAATTTATACCAGTATCAGGATATAGCATTAAACGCACTGTTATAAAGGAATATAGCCAAATTGCCTTCCACTATTGCCAGTGGTAATTGTGATGTTACCACGCATGCAATTCATCCAATACAGGCTACCATAAGTCACAAGATGCATTACATTTGTGTAAATGAACCAGACTAGgggtctacagccatgctagcagctccgTGAGACTACACTGAGTGTCCAGAACGCGCACAGAACGAGTAAATGTCCAACAGCCATAAACTAGCAAGAAGCTGCATAAGCAGAAAGCAAAACAGTACAGAGGACAAATGTCTGCAGTACAAGTGGTAAAAGTAGTGTCTAAGTGTCACTTTATCatgttacagtatattgtgaTATTGGTTATTTGTCCCAGCCCTACCTTAGATCCAGTGACAAAAACTGCATCTTAAATAGTtagaacaagactaggtcaaaacctacaATGTGactggaccaccctttatctgtctgcttgtccccactctctgtgctcaaatatacagtaatttaatacagcctaactcccaataaagctgttctaatttacatgtttttctttttctgttgtcagacaatggaacaagtatgaaatagtgactgaatcgcagcccattaagaccacatcTTAACCAGTAGTCAcatccaagccatttccaagctgctgctctgcactgctaaaatcctgattttataactgcagtGTTGTCTGACACAATCACCAGACACAAAAGATTTCGGCTGTAAACTCTcgctcagagagaaagttagaggctcattcacgtctgtctcagctgctgtgcggtcaaTAGAATGAAAccagagagaggtgtgtctgcagaggcaatactggtgactccATTCTAGGGAAAGTAGCAAAagtttggccaaaaaaaaatttgcttgatttgtcgctaggtgcttttgtgaaaaaaagtcgcTACAGGGGTGTGAAAAGAGTGGAAAACAACAGCCAACGGGGGTgactccaacacttggccggctgatcagtggtgtaacttcatcactctgTCAGTGAGCGACATTCtcgtttatagggctggcctcctgttgcagtccagccaaacaCCAAGAGCCAGCTAATTTTGAGGAATCAACAGATGATGAAGAGGTCCTGGCTGATACTGACGTTACATTCTGGACTACGTATGTGTTTTAGtgtaatttatatattaaaagcttttttttttttttaagtctgggATAATGTTTTAATTACGATACTAGCAAACTCAACAAgatggaaatataaaaatgtaatttgttactTGTAGCATATACCAGTAACATCCTAGATATGTCTGACTAAAATGGCTTTGTGTGGAGGGAAATCCCTGTCTGAAACCAAGGGTAGCTGCACATGAATAGCCCCTTCCTAGAAATTCTACGGAAATCTCTTTTGGCTTCGTGTCTTCATTAACAACAGCGGCTTACATTACATGCACACTGCCTTTGGCCAGTTTGATGGCTGGCTCTGGAAGCCCGACTAGTTTCTTGGCATggaagtttttatttaatttgtaaatgACCGCAATACATCACTCCAAGTAACACACACAACTATACTGACAAGGGAGTAAAGGATTTCCTATAACCCCATTTGTATACCATCTATAAACACACAATACCCTTCAGAGAATTCTTTTAATAAACCACACTGCCTCAAGTTCCCTTTCCTGTGCTGACAACATATTgttctccctttccttttcacattttcatccTTCCCAAAAATTCCCAGTGCCGGTTTATTTTAGACCTCCTCGCATCCTTTGAAGGTTTAGTCACACAACAAACTTCACGCCATTTACCGCAACATCATTACTCCTTGCCATAAATTGGGCTATCGTTGTTATTTTTTGCAGCCCCTGTCTCCTATGTCTGTCTAACAATTTATACCTAAAATGAGCCAGGCTGATTACTAATacttgctttgatttttttgtaccATAATTTGCATCTGTTGATGTTTAGTTCCTAAGAAACAAAAGCTCTGCATATCAGAAATCATtaactgaagcagaaaaagcTGAGACATCTAAGTTCAAGCGGAATaagttggaaaaaataaaacatttctgtaaGAGGAGTAAGACCTACACTTTTGAATTCAGCATTTGAATGATTATGAGTGGGCCAATGGGCTTTTGAATCATTTTATGTATGTTAATGTCTATAGCCCTCACCTAACTTATCTTCTGTCTTTGAAACTTACCCTTGACcaagcaaagagaaaagactAGACTGCTTAACCCAGTTTAAAAACCCAAAGGAGAAATATTTACTATATAATACCGGAGAAATCAGACTTAATACTAATCAAATCAAGTCTAGAAGGTCTTCACACACTCTATGATGCAGGCTAATACTGTTTAGCAAACATCAGCCTCTGAGATACAAGCTAGTTACAAaggaacaaagcaaaaactatTATATGTAACATCATACTTTACCTAAAAATAGCTGttaaatgtgttctttttgCAGAATTGATTAATATGTAAGTCTGGGGACCCCTGtctccatttctttcattatGATAACATCATCACAGGGTGGTGAGTCGAGAGTGTGTAGAATTTCAGATGCCACACAAGCCAACATACAGtcaggtccataagtatttagaTAGTgatacaatttttgtaattttgcctctgtacaccaccacaatggatttgaaacaaagccatcaatatgtgattgaagtgtagactttcagctttaattcaaggggtttggcaaaaatataacattaacagtttaggaattacagccatttttatacatagaccctcattttcagaggcccaaaagtaattggacaattgactgacaatcagtctCGTGGCCAGGTGTGgtctgttcccttgttatttcaagTCAAACTAAGCAGATAAAACATCTGGAGTTGAtttcaagtgttgaatttgcatttggtagctgttcactTTCAATATGCTGTCCAAAGAGATGTCTTCATGGAAATGAAGGATGCCatcattagactgaaaaaactaatctatcagacagatggcagaaactttaggagtggccaaatcaacgATTTGCTACATTCttgaaaagaaggaatgcactggcgagctcagcaacaccaaacggcctggaagaccacagaagaactggatgatcacagaattcctTCCTTGGTGAAggaaaacccttcacaacatctatccAGGTCAtgaacactctcgaggaggtcTTCAATCAaaagacgccttcatgaataCATTCATtagtctaaacttcaatcacatcttgatggttttgtttcaaatcgACCGTGGtgctgtacagaggcaaaaattatgaaaattgcaTCACGGTCCAAATACTTATGACCCTAACTGTATTGTCTGCATCCGGGCCTGTCAGGCACACATTGATTCCTGGCATGTGACACCAGATGTTAAAAGTCTGACTTGACAAGTGTAACCATATCTTGGGGTAAACCCGTGGAAAAGCAAACATGCTGCACATGCTGGCAACAGGAGGGCGGACATTAATCAGTGTAGGATGttatcatgaaaacaaaaacgcCAGAGACTGTGTTTGGTATCGTAAACATGTTTAGCCTCAGTGCGACTGGCTCTTTACCCTGTATTTAGGCTTATGCACCCATTTGGGGATGATACATTAACACTCCTTTTCGACTGTAGTACCgtcaaaacaaatttaatgttGAACTTCGTCGGTTCGTTTCTTTGTGGTGAGGCTATAACACAGACTAGCGACTGCGACCATCGACAACTGAGTGGAAATGCTATATGACAAGCTGGCAATGTGACCTCTCACCCACTTTACTGCCCTTGCGCTGCCTCTTAGACGTACGTTGAGAGGAATATCACTGGTCCTTTCTAGCGAACACTTATGggtattaaaatataaattatcactggcaaaagtaaaaacaagcGTTCTCTTGGTATGCTAACGTCAAAGATTGCTGCCATGTTAGCATGTCCTGCATACCTTTCTGAGGGACTCCTTTAATGCAAAGTGCTCTTGTGTGTAGATTAAATGGTCACCCGTGGTCTCTGTGGGACTGGCTGTTACGGGTTTAGatgacacattttcagacaacGACCGGACACCAACTACTGAAGTGAATTTGTAGAAATGACGGCTGTGGACCAGCAGATTTAAACGTAGAGCTCCTTCGCGCAGCGCCATCTCTGTTGAcagcagcgtgtgtgtgcgcatgcgcaTGCGCAGGCTGCAGGTCTGACTGTAATGCACTTGGAGAAGCAGGTAGCGCTGTGTCCCGGGATAAAACCTGAACCCCGGTGAAAATGAACATGTTTGTAATGTTTGACCAACATCACGGACGTCAACGGTTCAATCATGCGGGGTATACCAACATTAATTATACAGAAAATAGGTTAACCAGTAGTTTCTGACAAAGCGTCCACAACTTACAGTATCACATCTATTACAGTAAAAGCAGATTTCTCGACCAAGGGATCAGGACCCTTGAAGgggtcacaaaataaatctaagGGGTCGCAGACTAGGAATTCGACTTGACttcaaagtaaaatgaaattaaatctgaaaacaatgTATTTCTGCTGAACAAAAGCATTGTCTTTTGAAATTCTGCATACGTTTACCATTTCAAATCTCTAAATAATTTTTCTATGAAACAACCTGCGAAGGGGAAGTCACTCTTTAGAGGAACTGCTGACACATTCAGTGATGTGACGAAGGGTCACGAATAAACATGCCTCATTTTGGGTGTTGAAGGACCATACCAGCTGGTTTGCATGTTTCACCCCACTTACTAAATGTCTATATCACAGGTAGTCATTTTGCACTACAGTTTGctgtgttttagaaattttgaaTGTTACTTTTATACCATTCTAGGCATCTTTTGGATTCAATTTTCTTTCGGTTTTCTAAAGGTGTTAAATCTCTACCCTGTTATGAAAAACCTTCGCAGATTGAATGACAGAGACAGGCTGAGTTATAAACAAGCACATTTAATGACAGTTGCTTCTGTGTATGAAACAACACATGGGTTCATTTGCTCAGACTATATACACCAAATGAGAGAGAAGCATTATGTAACCCTTGCCAAATACAACTCTTTTATATTGCATCTTTTCAAAGAATAAAACCATAAGGCTACAAATCTGGCCAGAAGATTGGGAGTCGTTTACATGGGAACTCATGAAGTTTTATAAATCTTTCTTTATTATGTCCTTCTAGCCTTCTCAGTCAAATTCTTTTTATCAAGGGGAGGGAGAATGTCCTTGGGTGCTAATCTGAGATATGAAAAGCTCCTCAGGTCCAGTCTAGCAGATGACACAGCCACCTTTCTCTTTGAAGGGGTTCTTCTCCTCTGAAATGCCTTTGACAAGGGTGTCCTCCTCCACTCCAGCCTGAATGTATTCCTTGATTTCTTCACAGCATTTAGATGTCTAAAGTGTTCAGACAAAGGTGTTAAAGCAGTTTTATCCAgtaatttatttcagtttttaatgctGGTCCTGCTTGCATTAATTACACTTTGTATGATTCCATTCAAACAGGTTAACAATTATTTGCTATTTATCAAGGATTAATGTATGGAAACCTAATTTCTCTCTGGTATCTTTAAAAGCAAGGCACTGACATATTCATCACCTCAGTGTAAAGAACTTACCAACCACCTCTCAAGTTTCACTTCAACTTTAAGTTGGTTTACTTCCATTACAGCCTTGTCCTTGTCCGTGAGGTCATCCACGTTAATGACCGGCATGCTCTgccaaaaaaggaaacattcagcattttttgCAATATATTGACCCTCTTATGACAGACAAATTATCTTGAATGATTTTACcccacaatttaaaataaaatgtaatagaaCGAATAGAGATGTACTTACGAATGCTTACAGGGAGCAGTCCTTCACTCCCAGAATCCTGCTGAAGaatccctctcctctccctcaatCTGGGTTATAAAGTAATCTGAATAAACAATCCTAATCCGCTAATCTGATTAAAACAAGGCCCTACTGTATGATCAGGCCAGTTTCTAAAGTATGCTATCGAAGGAGGGAGCGGATCACACTGGGGTCTTTgattatatgtaaaaaaaaaaaaagaaaaaaaaaaggaattttagtTTTACTATGTTGTAGATAAAATTTTCACTATCGTGCCTCTATTTTCTTTATAAACCCAGATATGGGTTAAAGGCTGGTGCCTCGTTTATCAGGTCACTGTGATAAGACGACTAATCTGTATTTAGCCTCCACCTGTCAAGGTGGAGACACATCATTGTCCTGACAACATTAAGACAACCTttgatgaattgtaataactggATTCGATTCTGCATTTGGATCCTTAGGAAAAGATGGACCAAAGCAGTAGAATTATGTGCATATTTAAAACCAAAGAGCTATACTTTATAATGCATTTAGTTTCAGACAATGCTGCTTTCAGTGCTAAGGAAGGGGGGACTTGAGCATGTAGTGGAGCCAGACATTACTGTTTCCTTACCATGCTGGGGGCTTTTGCAATCATTAAGCAAAGCAAAAGATTACGGAGACCAGACGGCCAGAAATGGAGATGACAGTGTTTTGAGAAGTGAAAGTGTATTTGGGAGTCATCAGATCCAGTCAGGGGGGTGCATTGGGAACTTGGCAGGAAATATCAGACAAGTAAGATATGATATTATTTCACAGGAGTGATTGGTCCCTTATAGACAACACATGCTCTGTGGGAAATTAACAGGGATGCTCTAGAGT is a window of Xiphias gladius isolate SHS-SW01 ecotype Sanya breed wild chromosome 24, ASM1685928v1, whole genome shotgun sequence DNA encoding:
- the gngt1 gene encoding guanine nucleotide-binding protein G(T) subunit gamma-T1, which gives rise to MPVINVDDLTDKDKAVMEVNQLKVEVKLERWLTSKCCEEIKEYIQAGVEEDTLVKGISEEKNPFKEKGGCVIC